From Toxotes jaculatrix isolate fToxJac2 chromosome 1, fToxJac2.pri, whole genome shotgun sequence, a single genomic window includes:
- the trpm7 gene encoding transient receptor potential cation channel subfamily M member 7 isoform X2, which produces MSQKPWIESTFTKRECVYILPVSKDPHRCLPGCQICQQLVRCCCGRLVRQHVGFTASLATKYSDVKLGENSNLSMPELEEWSVEKHTEASPTDAYGVVNFQGGSHSYRAKYVRLSHDSRPESILRLMLKEWHMELPKILISVHGGVQNFDLHPRIKQVVGKGLIKAAVTTGAWILTGGVNTGVAKHVGDALKEHCSRSSKKICTIGIAPWGVIENRNDLIGRDIIAPYQTLLNPLSKLNVLNNLHSHFLLVDDGTVGKYGAEVQLRRDLEKHINLQRIHARIGQGVPVVALIFEGGPNVILTVLEYLQESPPVPVVVCEGTGRAADILAYVHKQTEEGGGLPDGVETDIIATIKKTFNFSQSDAIHLFQTLMECMKSKELITVFHISSEEHQDIDVAILRALLQGTNASAFDQLVLTLAWDRVDIAKNHVFVYGQQLLVSSLEQAMLDALVMDRVDFVKLLIENGVSMHRFLTISRLEELYNTKQPPNNPTLLHLVRDVKQSHLPPNYKITLIDVGLVIEYLMGGTYRCNYTRKRFRIIYNNLHGNNRRSGRHTSGPGSHLRKTHESFSMQADKKEKTRHNHFIKTAQPYKPKLESSAEQNKKRSKEEIVDIDDPETRRFPYPFNELLVWAVLMKRQKMSLFFWQHGEENMAKALVACKLCRSMGYEAKKSDVVDDTSEELKQYSNEFGTLAVDLLEQSFRQDETMAMKLLTYELKNWSNSTCLKLAVSSHLRPFVAHTCTQMLLSDMWMGRLNMRKNSWYKVILSILVPPAILLLEYKSKAEMAHIPQSQDDHQMTMEDSENNFQNIAEDIQMDVFKETRSHDHVEAKNDMETHIRSRKLPLTRKIYAFYHAPIVKFWSNTLFYLGFLMFYSYVVLVKMPDWPSPQEWVVILYIFTSAIEKIREMFMSEAGKISQKIKVWFSDYFNVSDFLAIMIFFIGFGLRLAGGDAFVPGRTVYCLNIIFWYVRLLDILAVNQQAGPYVMMIAKMVANMFYIVVIMAIVLLSYGVPRKAILYPDEEPSWTLAKDVVFQPYWMMYGEVYAYEIDVCANNSEASVKSLCTSVVWLTPLLQAVYLFVQYILMVNLLIAFFNNVYIQVKSISNLVWKYQRYHFIMAYHEKPVLPPPFILLCHIYSLFCMCRKRKKENTYGPKLFLTEEDQKKLHDFEEQCVETYFHEKDDQFHSGSEERIRLTSERVETMCLQLREVGNKVNFIKRSLHTLDSQIGHLQDLSALTVDTLKTLTAQRASEASKVHNQITRELSLSKNVVPSIAPVATDTGPHSKSSFIGKRSVGPYFGSSFPKTGVDIADSLFGVGVGGGAGTESSRRVGPSPGAGLGLDPSLNPQLSPEKRELFGLRHLAAEAGSSGSAGSSAFVQSAVAFSPTELRLRGHSLTQSKLSRPQEPGLSDSPSSLPNEPSPGAQFHISSTPSKPSGFSHPELPLAGLYQQPLHPDSTTVEFGAFVGHKDSLELQHSTPKETSTSSRQQSPTTQTRSQAQPEGHGQIRAVNSYAGFTEFDRNPAFLHPESTLTKKDRSRVSAEDILIHEDPRAVVLERVQVKSAQASSLRDPGEDTLSAAVSIYTPRHTHLGARKDSIGSPFKPMESYQYSAVERNNLMRLSQSIPFTPVPPRGEPVTVYRLEESSPNTINNSMSSWAQRGLCAKIEFLSKEEMGGGLRRALKVLCTWSEYDILKPGHLYIVKSFLPEVVQTWQSIYKEDTVLHLCLREIQQQRAAQKLTFAFNQVRPKTIPYSPRFLEVFLLYCHSAGQWFAIEECITGEFRKFNNNNGDEIVPTNLLEETMLAFSHWTYEYTRGELLVLDLQGVGEILTDPSVIKSGEKGSYDMIFGPANLGDDAIRNFRAKHHCNSCCRKLKLPDLKRNDYTPDKVTFPQEDPPNPGSGVKESRQSMRLML; this is translated from the exons ATG TCCCAGAAACCCTGGATAGAAAGCACTTTCACCAAGAGGGAATGTGTGTACATACTTCCAGTGTCAAAGGACCCCCACAG ATGCCTTCCAGGATGCCAGATTTGCCAGCAGCTAGTCCG GTGCTGCTGTGGGCGGCTGGTGCGGCAGCATGTTGGCTTCACAGCCAGCTTGGCCACAAAGTACTCGGACGTGAAGCTGGGTGAAAACTCCAACCTGTCCATGCCCGAGCTGGAGGAGTGGTCggtggaaaaacacacagaggcgaGCCCCACTGATGCCTATGGTGTCGTCAACTTCCAGGGAGGGTCTCACTCATACAGAGCCAAG TATGTGCGTTTGTCCCACGACTCGCGGCCGGAAAGCATCCTGCGGCTGATGCTGAAGGAGTGGCATATGGAGCTTCCCAAGATCCTCATCTCTGTCCATGGAGGAGTTCAGAATTTTGATCTGCACCCACGCATCAAGCAGGTGGTGGGCAAGGGCCTCATCAAAGCTGCAGTCACCACCGGGGCCTGGATTCTCACTGGGGGGGTCAACACAG GTGTGGCAAAGCATGTGGGTGATGCTCTCAAAGAGCACTGTTCCAGATCATCCAAGAAAATTTGCACTATCGGGATCGCACCCTGGGGAGTCATTGAAAACAGGAACGATCTCATCGGCAGAGAT ATTATCGCTCCCTATCAGACACTACTGAACCCTCTCAGCAAACTAAATGTTCTCAACAATCTGCATTCCCATTTCCTCCTGGTGGATGATGGGACAGTGGGCAAGTACGGCGCTGAGGTCCAACTGCGGCGTGACCTGGAGAAGCACATCAACCTCCAAAGAATACATGCAC GTATTGGTCAGGGTGTACCCGTTGTGGCCCTGATCTTTGAGGGGGGTCCCAATGTGATCCTGACTGTGCTGGAGTACCTTCAGGAGAGCCCTCCCGTCCCAGTGGTGGTGTGCGAGGGGACCGGCCGTGCTGCTGATATACTGGCCTACGTCCAcaagcagacagaggagggagg CGGTCTTCCTGATGGAGTGGAGACTGACATCATTGCAACCATTAAGAAAACCTTCAACTTCAGCCAGAGTGATGCCATCCACCTCTTTCAGACTCTGATGGAGTGCATGAAGAGCAAAGAACTG ATCACTGTGTTTCACATCAGCTCCGAGGAGCACCAGGACATTGACGTAGCCATTCTGAGGGCTTTACTCCAAG GCACGAACGCATCTGCCTTCGATCAGCTGGTCCTGACTCTGGCCTGGGACCGTGTAGACATTGCCAAgaatcatgtgtttgtgtacggACAGCAGCTCCTG GTGAGCTCTCTGGAGCAAGCGATGCTGGATGCACTTGTGATGGACAGGGTGGATTTTGTCAAGTTGCTCATTGAAAATGGTGTGAGCATGCACCGTTTCCTGACAATCAGTCGGCTGGAGGAGCTTTACAACACG AAACAACCTCCCAACAACCCAACTCTGCTTCATCTGGTTAGAGATGTTAAACAG AGCCATCTGCCTCCTAACTACAAAATCACTTTGATTGACGTGGGGCTGGTTATAGAGTACCTGATGGGCGGGACTTACAGGTGCAACTATACCAGGAAACGCTTCCGAATAATTTACAACAATCTCCATGGCAACAATAGG AGATCGGGACGCCACACATCAGGTCCTGGCTCTCATTTGAGGAAAACTCATGAGTCTTTCAGCATGCAGGCTGACAAGAAGGAGAAGACGAGGCACAACCACTTCATCAAGACCGCTCAGCCGTACAAACCCAAG CTGGAGTCTTCCGCAGAGCAGAACAAAAAGAGGAGCAAAGAAGAGATTGTGGACATAGACGACCCAGAGACACGGCGGTTTCCCTACCCTTTCAATGAGCTCCTGGTGTGGGCTGTGTTGATGAAGAGGCAGAAAATGTCACTATTCTTCTGGCAGCACGGCGAGGAGAACATGGCAAAGGCACTGGTGGCCTGCAAACTCTGCCGGTCGATGGGCTACGAGGCCAAGAAGAGCGACGTGGTGGACGACACGTCAGAGGAGCTCAAGCAGTATTCAAA TGAGTTTGGGACGTTAGCAGTCGACCTGCTGGAGCAGTCATTCAGGCAAGATGAGACCATGGCCATGAAGCTGCTGACCTATGAGCTGAAGAACTGGAGCAATTCCACCTGTTTGAAGTTGGCCGTCTCCTCCCACCTGCGGCCCTTTGTGGCTCACACCTGCACCCAGATGCTGCTGTCAGACATGTGGATGGGACGGCTGAACATGCGCAAGAACTCCTGGTACAAG GTGATTCTGAGTATCTTGGTGCCTCCTGCCATCCTGCTGTTGGAGTACAAATCCAAGGCTGAGATGGCTCACATCCCTCAGAGTCAGGACGACCACCAGATGACCATGGAGGACAGTGAGAACAACTTTCAGAACATAGCTGAAGACATCCAAATG GATGTGTTCAAGGAGACCAGATCCCACGACCATGTGGAGGCGAAAAATGACATGGAGACGCACATTCGCTCCAGAAAGCTGCCCTTAACCAGGAAAATTTATGCCTTCTACCACGCTCCCATTGTCAAGTTCTGGTCCAACACG CTCTTCTACCTGGGCTTCTTGATGTTCTATTCGTACGTGGTCCTGGTGAAAATGCCTGACTGGCCTTCTCCTCAGGAGTGGGTGGTCATCCTCTACATCTTCACCTCTGCCATTGAGAAAATTCGAGAG ATGTTCATGTCTGAAGCAGGCAAAATAAGCCAGAAGATAAAAGTTTGGTTCAGTGACTATTTTAATGTTTCCGACTTTCTGGCCATCATGATCTTCTTCATCGGCTTTGGCCTGAGGTTGGCTGGAGGTGATGCCTTCGTCCCTGGCAGGACAGTTTATTGTCTGAATATCATCTTCTGGTACGTGCGGCTCCTCGATATCCTGGCTGTCAACCAGCAGGCTGGGCCGTATGTCATGATGATAGCTAAAATG GTGGCCAACATGTTTTATATTGTGGTAATTATGGCTATAGTCCTTCTGAGCTACGGCGTACCCCGGAAAGCCATTCTGTACCCAGATGAGGAACCCAGCTGGACGCTGGCCAAAGATGTGGTCTTCCAACCGTACTGGATGATGTACGGGGAAGTGTATGCCTATGAAATCGATG TGTGTGCCAATAACAGTGAAGCATCAGTAAAGTCCCTGTGTACTTCAGTAGTGTGGCTGACTCCTCTCCTACAAGCAGTCTACCTCtttgtacagtatatactaATGGTCAACCTCCTCATCGCCTTCTTCAA CAATGTGTATATACAAGTGAAGTCCATTTCTAATCTGGTGTGGAAGTACCAGCGCTACCATTTCATTATGGCCTACCATGAGAAGCCTGTCCTCCCACCTCCCTTCATCCTCCTGTGCCATATCTACTCCCTCTTCTGTATgtgcagaaagaggaagaaggagaacacCTACGGACCAA AGCTGTTTCTCACTGAGGAAGACCAAAAGAAGCTTCACGATTTTGAGGAGCAGTGTGTGGAGACGTACTTTCATGAAAAGGATGATCAGTTTCACTCGGGGAGTGAGGAGCGCATACGTCTTACCTCAGAAAG AGTTGAGACCATGTGTTTGCAGCTGAGGGAGGTCGGGAACAAGGTCAACTTTATAAAACGCTCTTTGCACACACTGGACTCCCAAATCGGCCACCTGCAGGACCTCTCAGCTCTCACTGTGGACACTCTTAAGACCCTCACTGCTCAGAGGGCTTCAGAGGCCAGCAAGGTCCATAATCAGATCACCCGGGAGCTCAGCTTGTCTAAGAATGTTGTCCCTAGCATCGCCCCTGTAGCAACAGACACCGGCCCCCACTCCAAATCGTCCTTTATAGGCAAACGTAGTGTGGGACCCTACTTCGGCTCCTCTTTCCCCAAGACAGGAGTCGACATAGCAGATTCTCTTTTTGGAGTTGGTGTAGGAGGAGGGGCTGGGACGGAAAGTAGCCGGAGAGTCGGGCCCAGCCCTGGAGCAGGACTGGGGCTGGATCCCAGCCTGAACCCACAGTTGAGTCCAGAAAAGAGGGAGTTGTTTGGGCTCAGGCACCTTGCTGCAGAGGCTGGCTCCTCAGGCAGTGCCGGCTCCAGTGCCTTTGTCCAAAGTGCTGTGGCCTTTTCCCCTACGGAGCTGCGTCTCCGAGGCCACTCTCTCACCCAGAGTAAGCTGTCCCGTCCACAAGAGCCGGGCCTTTCCGACTCCCCATCCAGCCTGCCCAACGAACCCTCCCCCGGGGCTCAGTTCCACATCAGCAGCACCCCTTCCAAGCCCAGTGGCTTTAGCCACCCAGAGCTCCCTCTGGCTGGGCTTTACCAGCAGCCCCTCCATCCAGACAGCACCACTGTAGAGTTTGGTGCATTTGTGG GACATAAAGACAGTTTGGAGCTCCAGCACTCTACGCCCAAAGAgacctccacctccagcagaCAGCAAAGCCCAACTACACAGACCAGATcgcag GCTCAGCCTGAAGGTCATGGTCAGATCAGAGCTGTCAACTCCTACGCTGGCTTCACAGAGTTTGACAGAAACCCAGCTTTCCTCCATCCTGAATCCA CTCTAACAAAGAAGGACAGAAGCAGAGTGTCAGCTGAAGATATCCTCATCCATGAGGACCCCAGGGCTGTAGTACTG GAAAGAGTTCAGGTCAAATCAGCCCAAGCCAGCAGCCT GCGAGACCCTGGCGAAGATACACTAAGTG CTGCAGTTTCTATCTACACACCAAGACACACCCACCTGGGAGCAAGAAAGGACT CTATTGGCTCTCCTTTCAAGCCCATGGAAAGCTACCAGTACTCAG CTGTTGAGCGCAACAACTTGATGAGGCTGTCCCAAAGCATCCCTTTCACTCCTGTGCCCCCTAGAG GGGAGCCGGTGACTGTGTACCGTCTGGAGGAGAGCTCTCCCAACACAATCAACAACAGCATGTCTTCCTGGGCCCAGCGGGGCCTCTGCGCCAAAATAGAGTTCCTCAGCAAGGAGGAGATGGGTGGAGGACTCAGGCGGGCCCTCAAGGTGCTCTGCACTTGGTCAGAGTACGACATCCTGAAACCGGGACACCTGTATATAGTCAAGTCCTTCCTTCCTGAGGTGGTCCAAACCTGGCAGAGCATCTACAAGGAGGACACTGTGCTGCACCTTTGTCTCAGG GAAATTCAACAACAACGAGCTGCTCAGAAACTGACCTTTGCCTTCAACCAAGTCAGGCCGAAGACAATTCCTTATTCACCGAG gtttCTGGAGGTGTTTCTGCTTTACTGTCACTCAGCCGGACAGTGGTTTGCCATAGAAGAGTGCATCACCGGGGAGTTCAGGaagttcaacaacaacaacgggGACGAGATCGTCCCCACCAACCTCCTGGAGGAAACCATGCTGGCCTTCAGCCACTGGACCTACGAGTACACCCGCGGAGAGCTGCTGGTGCTCGACCTGCAGG GTGTTGGGGAGATTTTGACAGATCCTTCAGTCATAAAGAGCGGTGAGAAGGG ATCTTACGATATGATATTTGGACCGGCCAACCTGGGGGATGATGCCATTAGGAACTTCCGTGCAAAACACCACTGCAACTCCTGCTGTCGGAAACTCAAACTGCCTG ATCTGAAGAGGAACGATTACACACCAGATAAGGTGACGTTCCCACAAGAAGACCCTCCCAACCCAGGGAGCGGTGTCAAGGAGTCTCGCCAATCAATGAGGTTGATGCTGTGA